A part of Cottoperca gobio chromosome 4, fCotGob3.1, whole genome shotgun sequence genomic DNA contains:
- the tspan1 gene encoding tetraspanin-1: MGCFTFVKLMMVLFNLLIFLGGLTLLAMGIWVSVDGGSFLQLLGPFSIQGMQFVNVGFFCIAIGAVLVLLGFLGCCGARKESKCLLLTFFSIILIIFIAEVAAGVVALAYSSFAEGILRAWATPALQKDYGTDPVVTKIWNSTMAELKCCGFNNYTDFVGSNFEKENGGSLPTVCCWTNSLDCSPVEAELSAVQGCFKHILEILKEHANIVGGIAAGIGVLEIAAMIVSMYLYCHLDSRIS, encoded by the exons ATGGGCTGTTTCACATTCGTCAAATTGATGATGGTCTTGTTCAACTTGCTTATCTTT CTGGGCGGCCTGACATTGCTGGCCATGGGGATCTGGGTGAGCGTGGATGGGGGCTCCTTCCTTCAGCTGCTGGGACCATTCTCCATCCAAGGCATGCAGTTTGTCAACGTGGGCTTTTTCTGCATCGCCATCGGTGCCgtgctggtgctgctggggTTCCTGGGCTGTTGTGGGGCCCGCAAGGAGAGCAAATGTCTGCTGCTCACG TTCTTctccatcatcctcatcataTTCATCGCTGAAGTGGCAGCTGGAGTCGTGGCTCTGGCCTACTCTTCATTT GCGGAGGGGATCCTCAGAGCGTGGGCGACCCCTGCTTTACAGAAAGACTACGGCACTGATCCCGTTGTCACTAAGATCTGGAACAGCACCATGGCAGAG ctGAAATGCTGCGGTTTCAACAACTACACAGACTTTGTGGGCTCTAACTTTGAAAAGGAGAACGGAGGCAGCTTGCCGACCGTCTGCTGCTGGACCAACAGCCTCGACTGCAGCCCTGTGGAAGCAGAGCTCAGCGCTGTGCAG GGCTGTTTCAAACATATCCTGGAGATCCTCAAAGAGCATGCCAACATCGTGGGAGGCATCGCAGCAGGAATAGGAGTCTTAGAG ATTGCTGCCATGATCGTGTCCATGTACCTCTACTGCCACCTGGACAGCAGAATCAGCTGA